Proteins found in one Megachile rotundata isolate GNS110a chromosome 14, iyMegRotu1, whole genome shotgun sequence genomic segment:
- the LOC105663782 gene encoding uncharacterized protein LOC105663782, with protein MRFNSTKFNSTGFNSTGFNFAGFNFTRFDSTEFNSTRVSATSVNSRGFNSTGFNSTHFNSTRFNSTSFNSIRFTSTRFNSTGFNSTSSNSTHFNSTGFNSTSSTSIHFNSTSSNSTHFNSTGFNSTSSNSTHFNSTGFNSTSSTSIHFNSTSSNSTHFNSTGFNSTSSNSTHFNSTGFNFTSSTSIHFNSTGFNSTSSTSIHFNSTSSNSTGFNSTHFNSTRFNSTSFNSTSFNSTKFYSTHFNSTSFNFTSFNSTRFTCTRFNSTKFYSTHFNSTGFNSTSFNSTKFYSTHFNSTSFNLTSFNSTRFTSTRFNSTRFSSTSFNFTRLRDGEGSGRPLKFLCNLN; from the exons ATGAGATTCAATTCCACAAAATTTAATTCCACAGGGTTCAATTCCACAGGGTTCAATTTCGCAGGGTTCAATTTTACAAGGTTCGATTCCACAGAATTCAATTCCACAAGAGTCAGTGCCACAAGCGTCAATTCCAGAGGGTTCAATTCCACAGGCTTCAATTCCACACACTTCAATTCCACAAGGTTCAATTCCACAAGCTTCAATTCCATAAGATTTACTTCCACAAGGTTCAATTCCACAGGGTTCAATTCCACAAGCTCCAATTCCACACACTTCAATTCCACAGGGTTCAATTCCACAAGCTCCACTTCCATACACTTCAATTCCACAAGCTCCAATTCCACACACTTCAATTCCACAGGGTTTAATTCCACAAGCTCCAATTCCACACACTTCAATTCCACAGGATTCAATTCCACAAGCTCCACTTCCATACACTTCAATTCCACAAGCTCCAATTCCACACACTTCAATTCCACAGGGTTTAATTCCACAAGCTCCAATTCCACACACTTCAATTCCACAGGGTTCAATTTCACAAGCTCCACTTCCATACACTTCAATTCCACAGGGTTCAATTCCACAAGCTCCACTTCCATACACTTCAATTCCACAAGCTCCAATTCCACAGGCTTCAATTCCACACATTTCAATTCCACAAGGTTCAATTCCACAAGCTTCAATTCCACAAGCTTCAATTCCACAAAGTTCTATTCCACACACTTCAATTCCACAAGCTTCAATTTCACAAGCTTCAATTCCACGAGATTTACTTGCACAAGGTTCAATTCAACAAAGTTCTATTCCACGCACTTCAATTCCACAGGGTTTAATTCCACAAGCTTCAATTCCACAAAGTTCTATTCCACACACTTCAATTCCACAAGCTTCAATCTCACAAGCTTCAATTCCACAAGATTTACTTCCACAAGGTTCAATTCCACAAGGTTCAGTTCCACAAGCTTCAATTTCACAAG aTTAAGAGATGGGGAAGGAAGTGGACGTCCCTTGAAGTTCCTgtgcaatttaaattaa